The Triplophysa dalaica isolate WHDGS20190420 chromosome 20, ASM1584641v1, whole genome shotgun sequence genome segment TCTCTTTTGgcaaaaacagatttaaatgatGAGGAACGCTTCCAAGAAGTACAGATGAGTTTCCATGTTGAGtaacaaaaaaactcaaatgaaTATTTAGAATTCTTGTAACGTAATCACAGCTATAATAAATTGACAGTTgggtaaaacataaaaaagcgaTTGAAGGATTGAATCTATTATGTTTCTTACCCAGAACTGCCcgagtgtgtttatgtgctgAGTTTTCAAAAGTGCATCATCATCACTGTCCATTAAACTTTTCCCATGGACAACAGCTGCGTTATTCACAAGAACGGTGACGTCCCCAACCTGTGAGACCACATTGAATATACTTAGACTACACTTGACTATCTGGCTTAAAttacctttaaatattttaaactgagagagagacagagagacagagagagatgtcTAGTGTGTGAGTGTACCTTTTCCCTGAGCACCTTAGCCTGCTGGTACACCTCCTCTCGGTTTCCCACGTCACagacaaaataataacactCTGTTCCAGTCATAGAGATCTCGTCACACGTCTCTTTTAGACATTTCTCAGTACGGCCCCACAAAATCACCTGAGGAAAGAAAGACATGATTGTTTTACTGTTAAAGTCGTGATAAACTTTGACAATAGAATAGGGCAAATGCAACATGAGGAATGTTTTGCATTGAGAGGTACAGATGCTTCCAAGTTAGTGTTATAACTGGCCAGGTCTGTTGTTATGATTGCTACACATTGATGTGCAGGTTCATGAACGAGTTTATTGAATTAAGTATTTCTTATCATTCTACAAGAGGTTTAGGGAGAGCGAGCGAGAGTGATAAAGCACCGGGTCAGGCTGTGGACTCTTGTTAACTCTCTGCATTAGATCCATTACTCAGCAAGGTCAGCGAGAGGTAATGAATACAAGCACAAGTCCTTCCCTGCCTTTTCCGTCAAGCTTTATCTAcctcataaacaaacacacacacatacgtcaTACACTCTGGCCCCAGGaatcaattcaattttaaacaatttccaaggcttttatttaatttttttatgtgtttgacAGACATATTTATTCAAGATAGCTAGACTGCATGCAAgctattaatatattatataatttatttgaggAACACAGTGTGTGAGAAACTTAACTCACATATTTgttctttataaatataaaacatcatcACAGATTATGAGAATTATAAAAGATGTATTAAACTCATGAGAACCTCTGAGGCATTGTGCTTGATgtcagaaaaagagaaaaagagagagtggACAAGGGCAAGCAGGCAACAGATGTGCCTTCTCATGTGCTGAGTGACATACAGCGTGACTCATGTCCCGCCAATGTCACAAACAGCACATAGTGAGTTTCCATTATCAGTAAAAGTTCAAGCAACAGAGCCACCGGGAAACAGGGGCAGCATAACGCCCCCTCATTAGTGCTGGCCCAGTGGGGTCACATATGGGACAAAGCCCAGCTGGGAGTATGGACTGCCAGCATCTATACCTTTACCTTCCCTTCAATAGCTTTTAAGCGCTTTATAATCTACGCTTTACACTTATACATACAGGTCCTAGGACTTCAAGGgttagttcgcccaaaaattcTTGCcgcattcactcaccctcatgtcattcaaaacctttgACTTTttttcggcagaacacaaaagaagatcatttgaagaacgttggaaaAACTACTAACATCGCCTTTTGGttggacacaaaacctctgAGACATTCCtcatatttctcaaaaaatcaTCTTATTTGTTCGACAGATGaaagacagtcatacaggtgATGTCATACAGGGTGAATAATTGACAgcagaatttatatttatgggtgaactatcccttttgttattattattcaaatacAACGCTTTGATCTGGTCATTGTTTAGAAACAGAGAAAGATTAAACAGATGAGCACAGGATTTAGAAATTGCCTTTCAACCCCTCTCACAATGACAAAAGTGTAATTTATTACATATTAGATGATGATGAATGAGGGGCTATTCCTAACCTGCACATGCTTGACTTAACtttcatacacacacgcacgcacccATACTTGTTCTCGGCTCGAGCCTTTGACTTTTCCTCTGAGAGTCAGCAGTAAGCAGCccacacaataacacaaatgacatcatcagtcCAGCAAAAGCTGGCTGACCTGCCAATGAACTTGGTTGTGGTAACCAATCTGCAAGGTGCTTTTCTGCCTACTACACCCCCTTGCAATTGATCCATTCACACACCTACACATGTTGagcgcacaaacacactcactcacgcacatagacattcactctctctctttcacacacacaccctacTTAAGTTAAGATGCTATTTCTGTCACTTGATGCTCTCTCTTGTGTTGTTGTGGTGGGTGTGCCTGGAGGGGGGTGGTGTAATCAGGTTTATGTCTCaccaaaaaatatcaaaacatgaaataataacaaaatgtgaCTTTTCCTGCACTCTCGACAGGGAAGTATGAACTTCCCTTGAAGGTTAAAGAGTCACACATGATTTGAGTTCAACAAAACAGTTCGCATTGCCTGTCAGCAGTCCATTGTTGGGCATTTGTAAAGGCATAAAGGCTTAGGAAAcacctgtgtttgtgtggcCAGTGAAGAGAATACAAGGAGAAACATGAAAGATGAGGGCACCCGTGGGTCACTATACCTTCAGTTCACTCACTGTAGCCTATGTACAAAATAGATCTGCGCACCGATATGCAAACTCGATTGCATTGAAGTATATTTACGTAGTCATTACGCAGAAATAATCATGTAAACGCAAAATGATCTCATGATTCTCAATAACGCATGACGTGATCAAATAAACGGTTCAATCACTTTCTCTGGAATATCTTTTTAGACACAAAAGGCGTATTCCTTTCcctaacattttaaacttaTTAATTTAGCAGAATATATcctaaaataatacaaatctgAAACATAACAGCAAATGCACCATGAGAGTCAACACTCGCAGTATGTGCAGGTAAGAGAGAACACTTACTTTTGAAGTAGATCGTCTCttttaacaatatattaaagccaaaaTTGAAACAGTAGAGGAAAGTTTAAAATTCAGAATCTGTTTGCAATATTGGATACTCTTACCTGGCAATTACAAAGACACTGATTCTGACATAAAGAATAAATTCGACAGCAAGGAAGAGAAATACATAAGCTAATAACTATCATCATAATGACAGCTCTGAAATTCATAATTATAACATTGTAATAACTGCACTGCGCGCAATACTGCAGGCAGAAACTGTACCTTTTTCGCCCCTTGCTTGGCAAACTCTTTAGCCAGGTGACGACCGATTCCTCTTCCACCACCGGTGATGAGCACCACATCAGCGCCCAGATCTCTGCGCTTCTGGCGCATCAAGAGGCGCACTGCCGCCCTCAATACGCACACAAAAATCTGGAGAGGAAAAAGCATTGCGCATCCCAGCACCTTCAACTCCATCATGACTTTAAAATAGTCCAAAGTGTTTTTGCGATAAAACACGctgttaaaaacaaactgaTGGGAAAGTATTTCTAACTAGTGAGCTGTCAAGAAGGCACGTTGGAGTAATCTGACAAACTTTAATGGGAATTGGATACGCGCACGGTTCCCCTGGTCTGTTGAGCAATACGCGGTCCCTTAAAGTGCGCCGATTTAACAGAGGAGGTCCATGAGAATGACCAAGTGCCCCGTGTTTCACCTACGAATGAAGAACTGACACaagtctctttctctctctctatctctctctctctctctctcgctcacccACTCTCGTTCTCTCTCAAACCCTCTCACTCATATTAAAATGCATGACGCATTGAGAATAGTATAAGAAATAGCGAGTCCTATGGGCGCTTTATCTCAAGAGGCGGGACAGGCTTCTGTTATGAAGACTTGAGAgaaacatttattcaacatttatgaGAAAGTCTTAAGTATGAGGTGAATGTCCAAATTATAATGTGACCAATACTGACTGAATCCATAATGTGCATCTGCGAGACTTTTCACTGCAAAATAACGTACATTAACTCACATATAAAATTAgttaaataacttaaatttaaagttaaattcTGTTTAGGTGACACGATATCTGCAGACTTTATTAATCCTTTTCCATTTGTTAAACCACAGTAAAGCACTGACGTCATATTGATAATTTTTCCaaagtacatttttactttttaatttttaatggaATAGTTCATATAGTATTTTTATGGAAACCATGAGAATTTATGCAACAATGTCTATTGGGTTTCTATTACCTCctgaaaaaaaactatagaaagatcacagaaattctaatgatTTTTCATTACCATTACAACTCAATAACTTTTTCcaataaaaccattacaaaatattttttttgtagtgtttttgCGCACTATCCCACCAATAGATTCCATCATATACCAGTAGTATCACAGGTTCCATTAAAAGCAATACAAATCCCTTAAAAACCATTATAACTTCTTTGatggtttttattgttttgttttttcagcagggtatTTTTTagcagggttctattgtttttctcaGCAGGgatattcattttcaaaataaataataaaccttCTAAATggatttttcataaataaaataaagtgatttaaCAAGAATTGGGCATTTAAAAGTGAACACACCTTGTTTATTGCGTACTTTGTGTTCTCTGAAAAAAATGCCATTGCACTTTAAAGTATTACGTAACACATCAGAGGAACATCTCAGTGTACAccaatcaaaaatgttttagataaaaaaaatgtgtttggtcTGAAGATCTACACTGTCATCTAGAGGTCGTATGCAGTAGTTGAAGCTGATTCTCCACTTTCTGTATCAGCTTCATCACAGAAAGACAGTTAGTCACTGCACTCAAAAGCTCGGGTATTCTAAGCACCCACATTAatgaaatacattacaaaactgTTTATGATGATGAAAGCTGTAATATTCGTCCAGGATTATCAGTGTGTGGATTAACCCATTCCATCGCTTTAATCCTTGTCTGCAACACAGCTGTACTTGCCCCGTGGAAAAAATTCAATGCATAAATATGTCTCCATTATTGTGATAAAACAGGTGTAAAATAAACCGAGCCGACGCGTGGTCACATGATGGGGTTGGTCGGGTGGGATGATCTCATTGTTCTCATTCTGAAAACACGTCTCTTGCAATCTCTTTCTTGGAGGTTGCTGCAAGACTGCGAGATAGATGGCAACAGAGCTGACAGTATAAGAAAGGGCATCCCATTATGCTCATGTTAAATCCAGGGTCAAGGATAAGAGCGACATCATCAGTGAGGGTCCAAGAATGGCTCCGTCAGATTTGCCAACTGAAAAAAGTTCAACAGTTATTGTGAGAGATTATCTAGAACACTGTAGGATATTGGAGCAtgtgtataaaatgttttactattTGCAAAAGAGACCTACAGTTTAGATGTTTGGTCTCCTTCTTGATCCTTGGATTTTCTGttcaaacagattttatttagacaccataaaaatataaataaagacaaaaccaaacaaacacacacatgacaatCTGTGAGCATTAGAAGGAAATTCAGTTATTTAAAGCATGCACTACCTAACCAAAGACCAAACACTATGAAGCATATGTAAGTGCGTCAAGCACTGACCGAACACTATGAGGCGGGTGTGCGTGTTGGTTGATCCCAAAGGGTTTTGGACTGTGCAACGATACATTGAGCCGTTGAGCTCAGCTGGGACTCTTTCCAGAACCAGCACTTTCCCAAATCTCTCTTCACTTCCATCCAGCAGGGGTCCTCCCACACGTGTCCATGTGAACAGAGGCTCGGGAAACACTTCATTCTACAACACATagagaaaacaaataattacaattCGCTTAATCTGACTAGgtgttatatttataaatatttcatcattcaCACTTTAAACATCATGAGCACAATTATTTTAGCTTAACAACATTTCTAAAAGATGACATATTTGATTTTTTCTACTTTAATATTCTAGAAACTTTGTAAAATGATAATACCGTTTTGGATCCCATTTGAAATCCGTCCAATTTGATGCGGACCGTGTCTCCCACTTTTGCTTTGTTTGGCGTCATAGAGAGTTTCGGTCCTTTTGGAGCAGCTTGAAAACACAGTGAAAAACACAAGTTGTTGTCAAAGTGTTACGGGAGAATGTGTGATTAAAGTGTTTAATTTAACCCAATATTAAAAATCTCTCATaattcattctcatgtcatttcaacccctatgactttctttcttcggcatAACACcaaagatatcttgaagaatgctggtaaccaaacaacactgacccccattgacaAAAAACCacagacgtttctcaaaatatcttctttcgtgtttcaaagaagaaagtcatatacaggtttcgaataatatgagggtgaataaatgatgtcgGAATTTGTATCTTTGGGTAACCTATCCTTTCAAAGTATTCAATGACGTCCCTCTGCATCATACAATATATAGTTtactaaatacaaaatactttacaatgcacttaattttcagttttttattatatagtcCATACACATTAAACTAGACCTCTTCAGTGACTGTTCGGACACTCACACAGTGTAACCTCTGCCTTCATTGGCATTGAAAGGGCAGGGTGATTGACTTCACAGCTAAACAGAGCTTCATTATCCAGCTGTGGGTTCAGGTGCCAGGTAAGCTCGGCTTGGATCTCCAAAGTGCCATCATGAAGTTCAGACTGCGTTTGGTTGAAGAAATACAATGGACTTGTGCTCAGCACCCAGCGGGGGAACTCTCTACTGATCACAGTTTCTGGGATGACCTCAGTGGTAGGACTGGGTTCCTCTTGAACAGGAGCTCCAGACGTGGAGCTGCGCTGGGACCTGTCCTTATCCAGACGCACTGGTTCGCTGTATGGGCCCAGAAAAGAAAGAGACTTCTGGATCTTTGTATCGTCCAGTTCTCTGCTGATAAGGGGTTGGTTGTTTTTGGCTGCTAGCATGCCTCGGCTTTCTAGCTTCTCAGAGGAAGACTGGACTTCAATTAGTTCTCCATCCCTTTTAAAGTACACCTGGGTTTAGAGTCAACACAattgaacataaataaatgcGAAGGAAACCGCATGAGAAACTAAGGTCatgaaatgaattataaatgaaatacattattATGCATTATGATTTGTGCATGTCTGTCTGTATAAAAATGATTGTATTGATCCACTAACCACAGGGGCTGGTTTTCCTCCTGTTACTGTGCAAAGCAGTGTGAAGTTTTGAGCTTCGTAGCGATTGAAGCGAGCTGGCTGGTTCGCTGCTACAACGGATATAGATTTTGGTGGAGCtatgaaaaacaaagacattgaaAGCTCACTACAGTATTTCAAAGGCACAGAAAGATTGCAGTGCAGCATTTACAGCGATTATTCGTGTCCTTTCCTCTTGGGAACATTTGTGCCTCAAGCAAGTAGATCCtcatttaatgtgattttactTTATAAGCAAACAAGCGCATTAGTTctgcaagatctatatctcaaAAGCATAATCATGTGTTTTTTAGGGTATAATCATTGTACAATCTCCATACCATTCTTAAGTAGGCGTTTGCTGAATTCTTATGTCATGGCATATTGTATATCTTTTGGGAGTTACTTATTAATAACGGGTGAAGGCTGAAGGAATTTTTTCAATACCCTGATGAATATTCTCAGAGTTCGGGCATGTGGGTACATGAAATACCACAGATGTGCGTTTGATATTTAGAATATTGTCCCGGTTTGGcatttgaagggatagttcactcaaaaatgaaaaaaccctattgacttccactcTATAGACACAACCAATcaaaaatttctcaaaatatcttcttttgtgttccacagacgaaagtcatataaaggttttgaatgattcgtgggtaaaaaatgattaaagcttcatttttttgggggtgaactatatctttaaagaaaaacgtctcgggttacgtctgtaacccttgttccctgagaagggaacgagacactgcgtcgccatggcaacgctttggggaacgcctcagcgtgaccagctctgagcacgtgtgtcaacatcgtccagtagtggaacgctacgtcatagatgacgtatggaccaggaggtataaaacaacatccgaaatagtgaacttcagctcgAAAAACTTCGAAGCAAAAGGCTTACAGGGATGTAGGGAGTATGGCAaggtgacgcagtgtctcgttcccttctcagggaacaagggttacagacgtaacccgagacgttccctttcgagggaactcgcactgcgtcgccatggcaacgctttggggaacgaaatACCCAAACCGCCATACACCCAAAtgcctgtatgtgtgtacaaaaatgtcacgtggaagacacaagcacctgggctcccggggtgagattcatgtccaaactatagaatctcacgaatgtgagcggagaggaccagcctgccgcatcacacacgtcccgcatagacgcccccgaccttaaggctacggaggccgccatacccctagtagaatgagctctgacatccaaaggcgatggtctgccagaggcctcataggccagagagatagtctcaactatccatctgctgatggtttgcttggttgccgacagacctttcttcggtgaaccaaaacatacgaagagctgctgcgctttcctccaagccgcagttctgtgtacatacgagtccagtgctcgcactggacacgacaaatttaacctttcctggtcctggctcctgaaaggtggaggacagaatgctTGCAAGGTAATGGGTCTCGATACATTATCCATAACCTTAGGCACGTATCCTGCCCAGGGGAAAAGGAACGCCTTAACCAAACCaggagcaaattcaaggcacgtAGGTGAAACCGACAAGGCCTGAAGATCTCCCACTCTCTTGAGAGAAGTAATAGCCAACAGGAAGACAGTCTTAAGAGTGAGAAACTTTAGAGCAACCGAATCAATCGGTTCAAAGGGAGGAGCTGACAGTCCCTCGAGAACTGTAGCCAAGTCCCAGGTAGGTACCCTAGTGTGGCTCACAGGCCTCAACCTGCGAGCACCACGAAGAAACTGTAGAACCAAGGGGTCTCTACCAACAGGTATGCCCCCTAGCCGAacatgaaaggcagaaatggctGCCATATAAACCTTTAAGGTAGATGGGGATAAGTCTGCAGCAAAACGATCTTGCAGGAACTCAAGCACTGTTGAAACCGGGCAGTTTACAGGGTCCATGCGGTGAGCTGAACACCAAGTAGTGAAGACTCTCCACTTTAAGGCATAAAGCTTCCTTGTAGAAGGAGCTCTGGAATTAAGTATGGTCTCCACAGCCTCGGCTGAGAGACCAGTGTTTAAGAGGCTAGCCCTCTCAGAGGCCAAACCCATAGTTTCCATAACTCCGGGCGTGGGTGATGTATTTGACCCTCCGCTTGAGAGAGGAGATCCCTCCTCAAAGGAATCTCCCATGGAGAGTTCTCCAACAGGTCTATGATGTCTGAGAACCATACTCGGGCCGGCCAGAATGGGGCTACCAACAGTAGGCGAACTCCGTCCCTGCGCACCCTTTCCAGAACTCCCGGGAGT includes the following:
- the dhrs3a gene encoding short-chain dehydrogenase/reductase 3a, yielding MMELKVLGCAMLFPLQIFVCVLRAAVRLLMRQKRRDLGADVVLITGGGRGIGRHLAKEFAKQGAKKVILWGRTEKCLKETCDEISMTGTECYYFVCDVGNREEVYQQAKVLREKVGDVTVLVNNAAVVHGKSLMDSDDDALLKTQHINTLGQFWTTKAFLPRMLELRNGHVVCINSILSLSSIPGAIDYCMSKASSYAFMESLTLGLLDCPGVGCTTVLPFHTDTEMFQGMRVRFPKLFPPLNPEMVAQRTVDAVRTETAFVVLPWTMHFLVILKSLLPQSALEEIHKFSGSYTCMKTFKGRT
- the igsf21b gene encoding immunoglobulin superfamily member 21b isoform X2, whose amino-acid sequence is MGDTVTLKCNFRTDGNLREIVWFRVMEGGTSKQKIFTYDAMYNTNFSHIEDFRRKEDLVYQSTVRLPEVQMEDDGPYECHVGIYDRASRETVVLASGSITLNVMSPPKSISVVAANQPARFNRYEAQNFTLLCTVTGGKPAPVVYFKRDGELIEVQSSSEKLESRGMLAAKNNQPLISRELDDTKIQKSLSFLGPYSEPVRLDKDRSQRSSTSGAPVQEEPSPTTEVIPETVISREFPRWVLSTSPLYFFNQTQSELHDGTLEIQAELTWHLNPQLDNEALFSCEVNHPALSMPMKAEVTLSAPKGPKLSMTPNKAKVGDTVRIKLDGFQMGSKTNEVFPEPLFTWTRVGGPLLDGSEERFGKVLVLERVPAELNGSMYRCTVQNPLGSTNTHTRLIVFENPRIKKETKHLNFGKSDGAILGPSLMMSLLSLTLDLT
- the igsf21b gene encoding immunoglobulin superfamily member 21b isoform X1 encodes the protein MSMIALSLLLCADLMDLVIGYLTVTIEPLPPVVMGDTVTLKCNFRTDGNLREIVWFRVMEGGTSKQKIFTYDAMYNTNFSHIEDFRRKEDLVYQSTVRLPEVQMEDDGPYECHVGIYDRASRETVVLASGSITLNVMSPPKSISVVAANQPARFNRYEAQNFTLLCTVTGGKPAPVVYFKRDGELIEVQSSSEKLESRGMLAAKNNQPLISRELDDTKIQKSLSFLGPYSEPVRLDKDRSQRSSTSGAPVQEEPSPTTEVIPETVISREFPRWVLSTSPLYFFNQTQSELHDGTLEIQAELTWHLNPQLDNEALFSCEVNHPALSMPMKAEVTLSAPKGPKLSMTPNKAKVGDTVRIKLDGFQMGSKTNEVFPEPLFTWTRVGGPLLDGSEERFGKVLVLERVPAELNGSMYRCTVQNPLGSTNTHTRLIVFENPRIKKETKHLNFGKSDGAILGPSLMMSLLSLTLDLT